The nucleotide window GATCTACGGAGATACTTCCTCCAATCGGATCTATGATCCAAATCAGATTTCCAGAACATATAGTTGGTATCTTTCTAAAACGGAAGATCGGAATGGAAACTATATGCAGGTTACTTACGATACTTCCAATTATTCAGAAAAACGAAACTTATATATTCAAGAGATCAAATATACTGGCAATAGCAGAAGTGGTTTTCCTGCAAAACAATATGTTAAATTTATCACAAAGTCCAGAGGAGACTCATACGTAAGCAAGGCACCCGGCTTCACTATGGTCATGGACAGACTTCTAGATAAAATAGAAGTCGGTTGGACAGGTGGAAAACTTTGGACTTATAATCTTGTATATGATACTTCTTTCGATTCAGGAAGACCTATTCTTAAAACAGTAGAATCGGATCGCCATACTACAAAACCTGAATTCAAATACAGTAGTTCTTCTCGTGTATTAACTTGGCAGAATATAGCA belongs to Leptospira andrefontaineae and includes:
- a CDS encoding SpvB/TcaC N-terminal domain-containing protein translates to IYGDTSSNRIYDPNQISRTYSWYLSKTEDRNGNYMQVTYDTSNYSEKRNLYIQEIKYTGNSRSGFPAKQYVKFITKSRGDSYVSKAPGFTMVMDRLLDKIEVGWTGGKLWTYNLVYDTSFDSGRPILKTVESDRHTTKPEFKYSSSSRVLTWQNIA